In Acidovorax sp. 106, the following proteins share a genomic window:
- a CDS encoding organic hydroperoxide resistance protein, protein MTTLEKVLYTAKSHVTGGRDGAAKTDDGRLDVKLSSPGTSGTGTNPEQLFASGYAACFIGAMKAVGGKIGIPVPQDVSIDAEVDLGPIPNAYGIAARLAISLPGLDKATAQKLVDAAHQVCPYSNATRGNIDVTITLV, encoded by the coding sequence ATGACGACACTCGAAAAAGTCCTGTACACAGCCAAGTCCCACGTGACCGGCGGCCGCGATGGCGCAGCCAAGACCGATGACGGCCGCCTGGACGTCAAGCTCTCCTCGCCCGGCACCTCTGGCACCGGCACCAACCCAGAACAGCTGTTTGCCTCCGGCTACGCAGCCTGCTTCATCGGCGCGATGAAGGCCGTGGGCGGCAAGATCGGCATCCCCGTGCCGCAGGACGTGTCCATCGACGCCGAAGTGGACCTGGGCCCCATCCCTAACGCCTACGGCATCGCTGCCCGCCTGGCCATCAGCCTGCCCGGCCTGGACAAAGCCACGGCCCAGAAGCTGGTGGACGCAGCCCACCAGGTGTGCCCCTACTCCAACGCCACACGCGGCAACATCGACGTGACCATCACGCTGGTGTAA
- a CDS encoding MarR family winged helix-turn-helix transcriptional regulator yields the protein MPTRPSTRNTPTPQSLRLDNQVCFALYSASLAMTKLYKPLLEAIELTYPQYLVMLVLWEQDGLTVSELGERLYLDSGTLTPLLKRLESGGNIRRLRDAEDERRVRISLTDQGLALRDKAEAIPPCVLESSQCTVPELMALTGELKQLRDRLGQR from the coding sequence ATGCCCACCCGCCCAAGCACTCGCAACACCCCCACACCACAGTCGTTGCGGCTGGACAACCAGGTCTGCTTCGCGCTCTATTCCGCATCGCTGGCCATGACCAAGCTGTACAAACCCCTGCTGGAAGCCATTGAACTGACTTACCCGCAGTACCTGGTGATGTTGGTGCTGTGGGAGCAAGATGGGCTCACCGTGTCTGAACTGGGCGAGCGCCTGTACCTGGACTCGGGCACGCTCACCCCGCTGCTCAAGCGGCTGGAGTCGGGTGGCAACATCCGCCGCCTGCGCGATGCGGAGGATGAGCGCCGCGTGCGCATCAGCCTCACGGACCAAGGGCTTGCACTGCGGGACAAGGCCGAGGCCATTCCACCCTGCGTACTGGAAAGCAGTCAATGCACCGTGCCCGAGCTGATGGCTCTGACCGGCGAACTCAAACAACTGCGTGACCGATTGGGTCAGCGCTGA
- a CDS encoding response regulator transcription factor, with translation MRIAALDDDPILLELIKATTEHHGHICHTYPTGAQLLRDIRHETFDLLIVDWHLPDMDGPEVVTAVRQMTGRQLPILFVTRRREEQDVIEALSCGADDFMTKPLRMGELVARATALLRRAYPQAMGNNLAFGPYRFDPDKRSLLLNEVEVDLKNREYELALFMFRNAGRLLSRAHLREVVWGETNEAPSRSLDTHVSRLRSKLDLTPANGYVVSAIYGMGYRLDAVDPHAAHHSPQDAPGSEGAGDGGDAGAAGVAASAA, from the coding sequence ATGCGAATAGCCGCCCTCGACGACGACCCGATCTTGCTGGAGCTGATCAAAGCGACCACCGAGCACCACGGGCATATCTGCCACACCTATCCCACGGGCGCGCAATTGCTGCGCGACATCCGCCACGAAACGTTTGACCTGCTGATAGTGGACTGGCACTTGCCCGACATGGATGGCCCGGAGGTCGTGACAGCGGTGCGCCAGATGACGGGGCGGCAACTGCCCATCCTGTTTGTCACCCGCCGCCGCGAAGAGCAGGACGTGATCGAAGCGCTGTCTTGCGGCGCGGACGACTTCATGACCAAGCCCCTGCGCATGGGCGAGCTGGTGGCTCGAGCCACCGCCCTGTTGCGCCGCGCGTACCCCCAAGCCATGGGCAACAACCTGGCATTTGGCCCCTACCGGTTTGACCCCGACAAGCGCTCGCTGCTGCTCAATGAAGTGGAAGTGGACCTGAAAAACCGCGAATACGAACTGGCCCTGTTCATGTTTCGCAATGCCGGGCGGCTGCTGTCACGCGCCCATCTGCGTGAAGTGGTCTGGGGCGAGACCAACGAAGCCCCTTCGCGTTCACTGGACACCCATGTCTCACGCCTGCGCAGCAAGCTGGACCTGACCCCCGCTAACGGCTACGTGGTCAGTGCCATTTACGGCATGGGCTACCGGCTGGACGCGGTAGACCCCCATGCTGCGCACCATAGCCCTCAGGACGCACCGGGCTCCGAGGGCGCAGGAGACGGAGGAGACGCGGGAGCAGCAGGCGTGGCAGCCTCAGCCGCCTGA
- a CDS encoding bifunctional serine/threonine-protein kinase/universal stress protein yields the protein MKLLEPGAVVDGFVVRECIHAGGMAHIYRVEYASGAPDPGFPMAMKIPRMTVGDGAENIVGFEVELQILPALTGPHVPRFVAAGDLHRLPYITMEYLQGHTLQHWLDASERPDDAQIARLGAALAHAVHSLHQQNACHLDLKPGNVLFTHEDHAVLLDFGLSCHAHFPDLLAEEQRKAVGSPAWMAPEQVVGVRGDPRSDLFAIGVMLYELATGELPFGAPTTDGGLRQRLWMVPAPPRKHRPDLAPWLQEIILRCLEPEAAQRYPSAAHLALDLANPTQVRVTERGRRTQGTPFLAHVKRWLRAAGMHYQPSPLPSQQIEETPIVMVAVPHSDVTDATLYSLREAVARSLGIRPGARLACVTVLSPSASSTSDSARSETALHRQHHARLRQWAQPLDLTEHPVSYHVLESSDVAHALVRYAEGNHVNMMILGAATHGLQTQRFIATVPMRVARDAPCTVILVKQALPFARLAGTA from the coding sequence ATGAAGCTGCTGGAGCCCGGCGCCGTGGTGGACGGCTTTGTGGTGCGCGAATGCATCCACGCGGGGGGCATGGCCCACATCTACCGGGTGGAATACGCCAGCGGCGCGCCAGACCCAGGTTTTCCGATGGCCATGAAGATCCCGCGCATGACGGTGGGCGATGGGGCCGAAAACATTGTGGGCTTTGAGGTGGAGCTGCAAATTCTGCCCGCCCTCACCGGCCCGCATGTGCCGCGCTTTGTGGCCGCTGGCGACTTGCACCGGCTGCCTTACATCACCATGGAATACCTGCAGGGCCACACCCTGCAGCACTGGCTGGACGCCAGCGAACGCCCAGACGATGCACAGATCGCCCGCCTGGGTGCGGCCCTGGCCCACGCAGTGCACAGCCTGCACCAGCAAAACGCCTGCCACCTCGACCTCAAACCCGGCAACGTGCTCTTCACGCACGAGGACCACGCCGTGCTGCTGGACTTTGGCCTGTCGTGCCATGCGCACTTCCCGGATCTGCTGGCCGAAGAGCAGCGCAAGGCCGTGGGCTCGCCCGCCTGGATGGCGCCCGAGCAAGTGGTGGGCGTGCGGGGTGACCCGCGCAGCGACCTTTTCGCCATCGGTGTGATGCTGTACGAACTGGCCACGGGCGAGCTGCCGTTTGGTGCCCCCACCACCGATGGCGGCCTGCGCCAGCGGCTGTGGATGGTGCCCGCACCGCCGCGCAAGCACCGCCCCGACCTGGCCCCTTGGCTGCAAGAAATCATCCTGCGCTGCCTGGAGCCCGAGGCCGCGCAGCGCTACCCCTCGGCCGCCCACCTGGCGCTGGACCTGGCCAACCCCACCCAGGTGCGCGTTACCGAGCGGGGGCGCCGCACCCAGGGCACGCCGTTCCTCGCCCACGTCAAACGCTGGCTGCGGGCTGCGGGCATGCACTACCAGCCCAGCCCACTGCCCTCGCAGCAGATCGAAGAAACCCCCATCGTGATGGTGGCCGTGCCGCACAGCGATGTGACGGACGCCACGCTGTACTCGCTGCGCGAAGCGGTGGCCCGCTCGCTGGGCATCCGCCCCGGGGCGCGGCTGGCGTGCGTCACGGTACTGTCGCCGTCGGCCAGCAGCACCAGCGACAGCGCCCGCAGCGAAACCGCGCTGCACCGCCAGCACCACGCGCGTCTGCGCCAGTGGGCCCAGCCACTGGACCTGACCGAGCACCCCGTGAGCTACCACGTACTCGAATCCAGCGATGTGGCCCACGCCCTGGTGCGATACGCCGAGGGCAACCACGTCAACATGATGATCCTGGGCGCGGCCACCCACGGCCTGCAAACCCAGCGCTTCATAGCCACCGTGCCCATGCGCGTCGCCCGCGACGCGCCGTGCACCGTCATCCTGGTCAAGCAAGCACTGCCGTTTGCACGCCTGGCCGGGACGGCTTAG
- a CDS encoding DUF2855 family protein has protein sequence MSTTTLLVRQNQLADTAVRTTADSALQEGEIRVQVDRFALTSNNITYAAMGDMLQYWQFFPSGEEGWGVIPVWGFGTVEASRHPDIPVGEHLYGYWPMATHAVLAPHRVSSTGFSDAAAHRAGLHAVYNHYLRTHTDPFYQPFNEDIQALLRPLFVTSWLIDDFLADQQFFGAGTVLLSSASSKTAYGTAFELAKRPGIQVVGLTSATNRAFCESLGCYHRVLAYEDLEQLPAKPASVYVDFAGSVALRGRIHRHLAGLTYSCAVGASHVQDLGGAGDLPGPRPTMFFAPAQVKKRNADWGAQGLNERLVQAWQEFSAAVQAPPQPWLVVQHHQGRAATQAVYLQVLGGQGSPRLGHMASLLA, from the coding sequence ATGAGCACCACCACCCTCCTCGTGCGCCAGAACCAGCTGGCCGACACCGCTGTGCGCACCACGGCCGATTCAGCGCTGCAGGAGGGAGAGATCCGCGTCCAGGTGGACCGATTTGCCCTCACCAGCAACAACATCACCTACGCGGCCATGGGCGACATGCTGCAGTACTGGCAATTCTTCCCCTCGGGCGAAGAGGGCTGGGGGGTCATTCCGGTGTGGGGCTTTGGCACGGTAGAGGCATCCCGACACCCTGACATTCCGGTGGGCGAACACCTCTACGGCTACTGGCCCATGGCCACCCATGCGGTGCTGGCCCCGCACCGCGTGAGCAGCACGGGATTCAGCGACGCAGCAGCGCACCGCGCGGGGCTGCATGCGGTCTACAACCACTACCTGCGCACCCACACCGACCCGTTCTACCAGCCCTTCAACGAGGACATCCAGGCCCTGCTGCGGCCGTTGTTTGTCACCTCGTGGCTCATCGACGACTTTCTGGCAGACCAGCAGTTCTTTGGCGCGGGCACGGTGCTGCTGTCCAGCGCGTCCAGCAAGACGGCCTACGGCACGGCGTTCGAGCTGGCCAAACGCCCAGGCATCCAGGTGGTGGGGCTGACCTCAGCCACCAACCGGGCGTTTTGCGAAAGCCTGGGCTGCTACCACCGGGTGTTGGCTTATGAAGACCTGGAACAGCTGCCCGCCAAGCCTGCCAGCGTGTACGTGGACTTTGCGGGCAGCGTGGCGCTGCGCGGGCGCATCCACCGGCATTTGGCAGGACTGACCTACAGCTGCGCCGTAGGGGCCAGCCATGTGCAAGACCTGGGCGGCGCGGGCGACCTGCCCGGCCCTCGCCCCACCATGTTCTTTGCCCCGGCACAGGTCAAAAAACGCAATGCTGACTGGGGGGCCCAGGGCCTGAATGAGCGCTTGGTGCAAGCGTGGCAGGAGTTCAGCGCAGCGGTGCAGGCACCGCCCCAGCCCTGGCTGGTGGTACAGCACCACCAAGGCCGCGCCGCCACGCAGGCGGTGTACCTGCAGGTGCTGGGCGGCCAGGGCAGCCCGCGCCTGGGGCACATGGCCAGCCTGCTGGCTTGA
- a CDS encoding potassium channel family protein translates to MPQNRASQKIHIARRGVIYSLVLCGLILGLGGVGFWMLDPRVDTLTDGLWLAFTTAATVGYGDLVPSTHASRAFSVVVVLLGLAVLSLATASLAAIFVEKDVAAEESQIEADLLNELALLRNEVRQLRAEVLALHPAAAAPAAASAVQARQPPG, encoded by the coding sequence ATGCCGCAAAACCGCGCTTCTCAAAAAATTCACATCGCCCGCCGTGGTGTGATCTATTCGCTGGTGTTGTGCGGATTGATTCTGGGCTTGGGGGGCGTGGGCTTTTGGATGCTGGACCCTCGGGTCGATACGCTCACCGATGGCCTGTGGCTGGCCTTCACCACAGCCGCCACGGTGGGCTACGGTGATCTGGTGCCCAGCACCCACGCATCGCGGGCGTTTTCTGTCGTGGTGGTGTTGCTGGGGTTGGCGGTGCTGTCATTGGCCACGGCTTCGCTGGCCGCCATTTTTGTGGAAAAAGACGTGGCTGCGGAAGAGAGCCAGATCGAAGCGGACCTGCTCAATGAATTGGCACTGCTGCGCAACGAGGTGCGCCAGTTGCGAGCCGAGGTGCTGGCCTTGCACCCCGCGGCGGCTGCGCCCGCAGCAGCAAGCGCAGTGCAGGCGCGCCAGCCCCCGGGCTGA
- a CDS encoding serine/threonine protein kinase produces MHPHHDTPSDAATSAQHPFAALTPDVVLDALASVGLYGDGRLMALSSYENRVYQVSLEDGERVVAKFYRPERWSQAQILEEHAFAAELTAAEVPAVGPLELNGNTLHTHGGFAFSVSPWRGGRGPELDDFEVLEWIGRFLARIHTVGAAQPFAHRPALNVQTFGTEPRDWLLAHEIIPLDMQSAWQGACEDALKLIAISALSTGDEGQFGLNQARQIRLHGDCHPGNILWTPTDQPNGGPHFVDLDDARTGPAVQDLWMLLSGDRSQRTQQLSALLEGYEQFRSFDRRELVLIEPLRTLRLIHYSAWLARRWQDPVFPVNFPWFGSSDYWRGQVDMLHEQIEAMGEDPLYA; encoded by the coding sequence ATGCACCCACACCATGACACGCCATCGGACGCTGCCACCAGCGCCCAACACCCCTTTGCCGCACTGACCCCCGATGTGGTACTGGACGCACTCGCCAGCGTGGGGCTGTACGGTGACGGACGGCTCATGGCGCTGTCGTCGTACGAAAACCGGGTGTACCAGGTGTCGCTGGAAGACGGCGAGCGTGTGGTGGCCAAGTTTTATCGCCCTGAGCGCTGGAGCCAAGCGCAGATTCTGGAAGAGCACGCCTTTGCCGCCGAGCTGACCGCCGCCGAGGTGCCCGCCGTGGGCCCGCTGGAATTGAACGGCAACACGCTACACACCCATGGCGGTTTTGCGTTCTCGGTCAGCCCCTGGCGCGGAGGCCGAGGGCCAGAGCTGGACGACTTTGAAGTGCTCGAGTGGATCGGCCGTTTTCTGGCGCGCATCCATACCGTGGGGGCGGCTCAGCCCTTTGCGCACCGCCCCGCACTCAACGTGCAGACCTTTGGCACCGAACCACGCGACTGGCTGCTGGCCCACGAGATCATTCCGCTGGACATGCAATCGGCCTGGCAAGGCGCCTGCGAAGATGCTCTTAAATTGATAGCTATTAGCGCTTTATCAACGGGCGATGAAGGCCAATTTGGCTTAAACCAGGCACGCCAGATACGCCTGCACGGCGACTGCCACCCTGGCAACATCCTCTGGACGCCCACCGACCAGCCCAACGGCGGCCCCCACTTTGTGGACCTGGACGATGCCCGCACAGGCCCCGCCGTGCAGGACCTGTGGATGCTGCTGTCGGGCGACCGTAGCCAGCGCACGCAGCAGCTCAGCGCCTTGCTGGAGGGCTACGAGCAATTTCGCAGCTTCGATCGCCGCGAGCTGGTGCTGATCGAGCCCCTGCGCACGCTGCGTCTCATCCACTACAGCGCCTGGCTGGCGCGGCGCTGGCAAGACCCGGTATTCCCCGTCAACTTCCCGTGGTTTGGCAGCAGCGACTACTGGCGCGGCCAAGTGGACATGCTGCACGAGCAAATCGAAGCGATGGGCGAAGATCCGCTGTACGCCTGA
- a CDS encoding metallophosphoesterase, producing the protein MKLALLSDIHSNRQALDACLQHARNHGAEHFALLGDLVGYGADPAYVVQQAMELAAAGHSVIGGNHDAFAVHPPVGADKGATSIAAQGAGWTHDQLTPQQRDFLAHLPLTAEVGGVLLVHASADAPESWRYVDNEIVAAQCLEAAAQHPGVQHVFCGHVHLQTLYYRGAGRGLMRFTPMAGVAVPVPPHRQWVATVGSVGQPRDGDPRAMYALLDTDHWQLRFERVPYAVSEAAAAILATRGALPANFAHRLEIGR; encoded by the coding sequence ATGAAACTGGCCCTCTTGTCAGACATCCACTCCAACCGCCAGGCGCTGGACGCCTGCCTGCAGCACGCCCGCAACCATGGCGCTGAGCACTTTGCCCTGCTGGGCGACCTGGTCGGCTATGGAGCCGACCCCGCCTATGTGGTGCAGCAGGCCATGGAACTGGCCGCAGCCGGGCACAGCGTGATCGGCGGCAACCACGATGCATTCGCCGTGCACCCTCCGGTGGGGGCCGACAAAGGCGCCACCAGCATCGCCGCCCAGGGCGCGGGGTGGACACACGATCAGCTCACCCCGCAGCAGCGTGATTTTCTGGCCCACCTGCCCCTGACCGCTGAAGTGGGTGGCGTGCTGCTGGTGCACGCCAGCGCCGATGCCCCCGAAAGCTGGCGCTATGTAGACAACGAGATCGTGGCCGCCCAGTGCCTGGAGGCTGCAGCCCAGCACCCCGGCGTGCAACATGTCTTTTGCGGACATGTGCACTTGCAGACCCTGTACTACCGGGGCGCCGGACGGGGGTTGATGCGCTTTACCCCCATGGCGGGGGTCGCCGTGCCTGTGCCACCGCACCGGCAATGGGTGGCCACGGTGGGCTCGGTCGGCCAGCCCCGCGATGGCGACCCGCGCGCCATGTATGCCCTGCTGGACACCGACCACTGGCAGCTGCGATTTGAGCGCGTGCCCTATGCGGTGAGCGAGGCTGCCGCAGCCATTTTGGCCACTCGGGGGGCCTTGCCCGCCAACTTTGCCCACCGCCTGGAGATAGGACGATGA